Proteins found in one Amycolatopsis umgeniensis genomic segment:
- a CDS encoding helix-turn-helix domain-containing protein: protein MASTVTSRRKQLGNELRHARNAARMTQQQVAEVLGCTQGKVNKIESGAVGVKLGDVRSMLNAFGINGDEADTLMNLARAAAGQRGHWSGYRSVVPHWFRTFTDLEPAAAEILTWHGERIPGPLQSEHYMLKQFTEAGATDVTSLVRNRLDRKAVFEQQQPPYYRFIISEGALRRAPGGSAPAVMLDQVEHLLALDKHPRVYVHVLPFGARLAAVPNDFTIMRFPDRTRDFVYIEHSAGGLYLDDVKDFNIFVDSWDRLRGAALERQETRQFLKELAELYRNQMQS, encoded by the coding sequence ATGGCCAGCACCGTCACCTCGCGCCGGAAGCAGCTCGGGAACGAGCTCCGGCATGCCCGCAACGCCGCGCGGATGACACAGCAGCAGGTCGCCGAAGTTCTCGGCTGCACCCAGGGCAAGGTCAACAAGATCGAGTCCGGTGCCGTCGGGGTCAAGCTCGGGGATGTGCGATCGATGCTGAACGCGTTCGGGATCAACGGCGACGAGGCCGACACGCTGATGAACCTGGCCCGTGCCGCGGCCGGGCAGCGCGGCCACTGGTCCGGTTACCGATCCGTGGTGCCGCATTGGTTCCGCACCTTCACCGACCTCGAACCCGCGGCCGCGGAGATCCTCACCTGGCACGGCGAGCGCATCCCCGGCCCGTTGCAGTCCGAGCACTACATGCTCAAGCAGTTCACCGAGGCGGGCGCCACCGACGTCACCTCGTTGGTGCGTAACCGGCTGGACCGCAAAGCCGTCTTCGAGCAACAGCAACCGCCCTACTACCGGTTCATCATCAGCGAAGGCGCCCTGCGCCGCGCTCCCGGCGGTTCGGCCCCGGCGGTGATGCTGGACCAGGTGGAGCATCTGCTGGCACTGGACAAGCATCCGCGCGTGTACGTGCACGTGTTGCCGTTCGGTGCGCGGCTCGCCGCGGTGCCCAACGACTTCACCATCATGCGTTTTCCCGACCGCACCAGGGATTTCGTCTACATCGAGCATTCCGCGGGCGGGTTGTACCTCGACGACGTCAAGGACTTCAACATTTTCGTCGATTCTTGGGACCGTCTGCGCGGCGCGGCACTGGAACGCCAGGAGACCCGGCAATTCCTCAAGGAACTCGCCGAGCTGTACCGCAATCAGATGCAATCCTGA
- a CDS encoding sensor domain-containing protein: MEADALAVPGAGNSGHPTGAPLGNEPVGDLGLAGDHAAIWSYDFGSETLSWLPGLENLLGVTEADIESRLADLVAPLTSGTRTSPPWREFELEQSFRNPAGELRWLRLRARTLGDENGSTGLLGIATDVTDVRENRQALEDLTDRYRLLVELSPDAVCVHEAGVVTYVNRAAVTALGASSTAELIGRPIMDFVADESLPALLDRIASLHRQGASTDPADTVMLRLDGAKYLVQSISVRTTWEGRPAFQVIMRDISAQKAAEATLRYQAALISHVSDAIIATSRTGVVTSWNPAAENVYGWTAGEAIGGTVSYLVGAALDPETVLRKGGVMRTTHRHRNGSTLAIRISAAEMNDGFVLVCADETARRRAEQHYSTVVASLDEGVVVIGPGGLIESANPAACRIIGVDHDDLIGIPCVTLELYDEQGRLPPARMPSVLTRRTRVTQNGLVLRLRRPDGGDVWISLTSRLLTPEDPSATAVVTSFTDITERRAIGERLAHEATHDPLTELANRTLVLDSLAEALSGAGRAELTTLLFIDLDKFKVINDSLGHSVGDKVLRIVGERLRRGIGESDLVGRLGGDEFVVVTAEITEPGEIKALAEHLREALTEPITVNGRQLHIDASIGIVTAANDDTRTAEDLLRDADVAMYQAKTLGRARYEFFDVELRERMQRRLRMEQDLRDALQNEELWTAYQPVVDIESGEMVAVEALLRWKHPVHGTISPAEFIPLAEESDLINLIGKYVLRTTTREIAKRREQLGIDLNLKVNLSARQLDDPHLVPTVQDAMKTTGLPPHALTLEVTESALMRDQAAAAEVLTSLRDLGVSLAIDDFGTGYSSLAQLQRLPLDTLKIDRTFVTGIAESRDAAAIVKSIIAMAHAVDLIVVAEGVEDEDQLIVLRELRCDQAQGFHLGRPAPPDQLFGAVE; the protein is encoded by the coding sequence ATGGAGGCTGACGCCCTCGCCGTGCCGGGAGCCGGAAATTCCGGTCATCCGACAGGCGCGCCGCTCGGAAACGAGCCGGTCGGCGATCTCGGCCTCGCGGGCGACCACGCCGCCATCTGGTCGTACGATTTCGGGAGCGAGACGCTGTCCTGGCTGCCAGGACTGGAGAACCTGCTGGGTGTCACCGAAGCCGACATCGAATCCCGGCTCGCCGATCTGGTCGCACCGCTGACCTCCGGCACCCGCACATCACCGCCTTGGCGCGAGTTCGAGCTCGAGCAGTCGTTCCGGAACCCGGCGGGCGAACTCCGCTGGCTTCGCCTGCGTGCCCGCACCCTCGGCGACGAGAACGGCTCCACGGGGCTGCTCGGGATCGCCACCGACGTGACCGACGTCCGCGAGAACCGGCAAGCCCTCGAGGATCTCACTGACCGTTACCGGCTCTTGGTGGAACTCAGCCCAGACGCGGTCTGTGTCCACGAAGCCGGCGTCGTCACGTACGTGAACAGGGCCGCTGTCACCGCGCTCGGCGCGTCCTCGACCGCGGAGCTGATCGGGCGGCCGATCATGGACTTCGTCGCCGACGAGTCGCTTCCGGCCCTGCTGGACAGGATCGCGTCACTCCACCGGCAGGGCGCGTCGACCGACCCGGCCGACACCGTCATGCTCCGCCTCGACGGCGCGAAATACCTGGTCCAGAGCATTTCCGTGCGGACGACCTGGGAGGGCAGGCCCGCTTTCCAGGTCATCATGCGCGACATCAGCGCGCAGAAGGCCGCCGAAGCGACCCTTCGCTACCAGGCCGCGCTGATCAGCCACGTCAGCGACGCGATCATCGCGACCAGCAGGACCGGCGTGGTGACCAGCTGGAACCCCGCCGCGGAGAACGTCTACGGCTGGACGGCGGGCGAGGCGATCGGCGGCACGGTGAGCTACCTCGTCGGCGCCGCGCTCGACCCGGAAACGGTGCTGCGCAAGGGCGGCGTCATGCGGACGACCCACCGCCACCGCAACGGCTCAACCTTGGCCATCCGCATCTCGGCCGCGGAGATGAACGACGGTTTCGTCCTGGTCTGCGCCGACGAGACGGCCCGGCGGCGTGCCGAGCAGCACTACAGCACCGTGGTCGCGTCGCTCGACGAAGGCGTGGTCGTGATCGGCCCCGGCGGGCTCATCGAATCGGCCAATCCGGCGGCGTGCCGGATCATCGGCGTCGACCACGACGATCTCATCGGCATCCCGTGCGTGACGCTGGAGCTGTACGACGAACAGGGCCGCCTCCCGCCCGCGCGGATGCCGTCGGTGCTGACCAGGCGCACCCGGGTCACGCAGAACGGCCTCGTGCTGCGGCTGCGCAGGCCCGACGGCGGCGACGTCTGGATCTCGCTGACCTCGCGGCTGCTGACCCCGGAAGACCCGTCGGCCACCGCGGTGGTCACGTCGTTCACCGACATCACCGAACGCCGCGCCATCGGCGAGCGGCTCGCCCACGAGGCGACGCACGATCCGCTCACCGAACTCGCGAACCGGACGCTGGTGCTGGACAGTCTCGCCGAGGCGCTGTCGGGCGCCGGCCGCGCCGAGCTGACCACGCTGCTGTTCATCGACCTCGACAAGTTCAAGGTGATCAACGATTCCCTCGGGCATTCCGTCGGCGACAAGGTGCTCCGCATCGTCGGCGAGCGGCTGCGCCGGGGTATCGGCGAGAGCGACCTCGTCGGCAGGCTCGGCGGCGACGAATTCGTCGTCGTCACCGCGGAGATCACCGAACCGGGCGAGATCAAGGCGCTGGCCGAGCATCTGCGCGAGGCGCTGACCGAACCGATCACGGTCAACGGCAGGCAACTGCACATCGACGCCAGCATCGGCATCGTCACCGCGGCCAACGACGACACCCGGACCGCCGAAGATCTGCTGCGGGACGCGGATGTCGCCATGTACCAGGCGAAAACGCTCGGCCGCGCGCGTTACGAGTTCTTCGACGTCGAGCTGCGCGAGCGGATGCAGCGGCGGCTCCGCATGGAGCAGGATCTGCGCGACGCACTGCAGAACGAGGAACTCTGGACGGCGTATCAGCCCGTGGTCGACATCGAATCCGGTGAGATGGTCGCCGTGGAAGCGTTGCTGCGCTGGAAACATCCCGTGCACGGCACGATCTCGCCCGCCGAATTCATCCCGCTGGCCGAGGAAAGCGACCTGATCAACCTGATCGGCAAGTACGTCCTGCGCACGACCACACGCGAGATCGCCAAACGCCGCGAACAGCTCGGCATCGACCTGAATCTCAAGGTCAACCTGTCGGCCCGGCAGCTGGACGACCCGCATCTGGTGCCCACGGTGCAGGACGCGATGAAGACCACCGGGCTCCCGCCGCACGCGCTGACCTTGGAGGTCACCGAAAGCGCGCTGATGCGGGATCAGGCCGCGGCCGCGGAAGTCCTCACGTCGTTGCGCGATCTCGGGGTCTCGCTGGCGATCGACGACTTCGGCACCGGTTATTCGTCGCTCGCGCAGCTGCAACGGCTCCCGCTGGACACGCTCAAGATCGACCGCACCTTCGTCACCGGCATCGCGGAGTCGCGCGACGCCGCCGCGATCGTCAAGAGCATCATCGCGATGGCGCACGCCGTCGACCTGATCGTCGTCGCCGAAGGTGTCGAAGACGAAGATCAGCTCATCGTCCTGCGTGAGCTGCGCTGTGACCAGGCGCAGGGCTTCCACTTGGGTCGCCCCGCGCCCCCTGACCAACTTTTCGGAGCGGTTGAATGA
- a CDS encoding nucleobase:cation symporter-2 family protein: MTQPEIHPVDARPPLPKLTLLGLQHMSIMYAGSVAVPLVVGSALKLDAATIALLVNADLLVAGIATLIQAIGIGRIFGIRLPVVAGATFTVVNPMIMIASQYGMQAVYGAMIASGVFGLLIAKPFAKMIRFFPPLVSGTLLVVIGISLIAPGVGLIAGHDTGSPDYAEPANIALAFGVIAVIVLFTRVLHGFANQIGPLLALLIGLVAAIPMGLVSFKGIADADWFGLASPFHFGPPTFPIAAMLSMCVVMLVTYTESTADLVAVGEITGRPPTDSDLARGLATDGLSAILGGAMNSFPDTAFAQNVGLVQMTGVRSRWVVAMTGGLLVLMGLVPKVGAFVAAVPEPVIGAVAVVMFAMVAVVGVQNLKKVDFSGNHNTFIVAVSFGVGLLPAFSTNQFGNSIFFQHFPAWLQTICGSPITVAAIVAFTLNLLFNHLGKRREPDLLKAP, encoded by the coding sequence ATGACCCAGCCCGAGATCCATCCGGTCGACGCCCGCCCGCCGCTGCCGAAGCTGACATTGCTCGGCCTGCAGCACATGTCGATCATGTACGCGGGCTCGGTGGCCGTCCCGCTCGTCGTGGGCAGCGCCCTGAAACTGGACGCGGCGACGATCGCGCTGCTGGTCAACGCCGATCTGCTGGTCGCGGGGATCGCGACGCTGATACAGGCGATCGGGATCGGCAGGATCTTCGGCATCCGGCTGCCGGTGGTGGCGGGCGCGACGTTCACCGTGGTCAACCCGATGATCATGATCGCCTCCCAGTACGGCATGCAGGCCGTCTACGGCGCGATGATCGCGTCGGGCGTGTTCGGCCTGCTCATCGCCAAACCCTTCGCGAAGATGATCCGGTTCTTCCCGCCGCTGGTTTCGGGCACGCTGCTGGTCGTCATCGGCATCTCGCTCATCGCCCCCGGCGTCGGCCTCATCGCCGGCCACGACACCGGCTCGCCGGATTACGCCGAACCCGCGAACATCGCGCTCGCGTTCGGCGTGATCGCGGTGATCGTGCTGTTCACGCGGGTCCTGCACGGCTTCGCGAACCAGATCGGGCCGCTGCTGGCACTCCTGATCGGCCTGGTCGCGGCCATCCCGATGGGCCTGGTGAGCTTCAAGGGCATCGCCGACGCCGACTGGTTCGGCCTCGCGTCGCCGTTCCACTTCGGCCCGCCGACCTTCCCGATCGCGGCCATGCTCTCGATGTGCGTCGTGATGCTGGTGACCTACACCGAATCCACCGCGGACCTGGTCGCGGTCGGCGAGATCACCGGGCGGCCGCCGACGGACTCCGACCTCGCGCGCGGTCTCGCCACTGACGGTCTCTCGGCCATCCTCGGCGGCGCGATGAACTCGTTCCCGGACACGGCTTTCGCACAGAACGTCGGTCTCGTGCAGATGACCGGGGTGCGCAGCCGGTGGGTGGTCGCGATGACGGGAGGCCTGCTGGTGCTGATGGGCCTGGTGCCGAAGGTCGGCGCCTTCGTCGCGGCCGTGCCGGAGCCGGTGATCGGCGCCGTCGCGGTGGTCATGTTCGCGATGGTCGCCGTGGTCGGCGTGCAGAATCTGAAGAAGGTGGACTTCTCCGGCAACCACAACACTTTCATCGTCGCGGTGTCGTTCGGCGTCGGCCTGCTGCCGGCGTTCTCCACGAATCAGTTCGGCAACTCGATCTTCTTCCAGCACTTCCCGGCGTGGCTTCAGACCATCTGCGGCAGCCCGATCACGGTCGCCGCGATCGTCGCCTTCACCCTCAACCTGCTGTTCAACCACCTCGGCAAGCGCCGGGAGCCGGATCTACTGAAGGCTCCCTAG
- a CDS encoding NAD(P)/FAD-dependent oxidoreductase has translation METVLVVGAGQSGFGVATSLRDKGFDGRVVLIGDEPGLPYQRPPLSKGYLAGTAGDAQLRLRPEDFFAEKGIELIPGRVASVDRDGAKVVLEDGSAHEYDHLVLATGAANRVLPVPGSTLDGVFTLRTKDDADVLRAALENAENVVVVGGGFIGLEFAAHAGRPVTIVEAQDRLMARVATPEVSAYFAALHEGAGHTILLGKGVAALHGDGRVAEVELSDGGRLPADLVLVGVGVEPRTRLAEEAGLAVANGVVVDEHLRTSDPKISAVGDCANFPCVQAGTATRLESVQNAVDQGRAAAAAIAGEPAPYDSLPWFWTDQLGAKLQIAGILTGAEKVVVTGDREGGKFSVLSFRDGVLAGVESVNRPPDHIAARRLFAADPAPRFETLEANGFDLKATFAATRG, from the coding sequence ATGGAGACCGTCCTCGTCGTAGGGGCCGGGCAGAGCGGGTTCGGAGTCGCGACCTCGCTGCGGGACAAGGGGTTCGACGGGCGGGTGGTGCTGATCGGCGACGAACCCGGCCTGCCGTACCAACGGCCTCCGCTGTCGAAGGGCTACCTCGCCGGAACCGCGGGTGACGCTCAGCTGCGCCTGAGGCCCGAGGACTTCTTCGCGGAGAAGGGCATCGAACTGATCCCGGGCCGCGTCGCGTCGGTGGATCGCGACGGCGCGAAGGTGGTGCTCGAAGACGGGAGTGCCCACGAGTACGACCACCTCGTGCTGGCGACGGGTGCGGCCAATCGTGTGCTGCCGGTCCCCGGGTCCACTTTGGACGGTGTGTTCACCTTGCGCACCAAGGACGACGCCGACGTCTTGCGTGCTGCCCTGGAAAACGCGGAGAACGTCGTCGTGGTCGGGGGCGGGTTCATCGGGCTCGAATTCGCCGCGCACGCCGGGCGGCCCGTGACGATCGTCGAAGCGCAGGACAGGCTGATGGCCCGCGTCGCGACCCCGGAGGTCTCGGCGTACTTCGCCGCTCTGCACGAGGGAGCCGGGCACACGATCCTGCTCGGCAAGGGTGTCGCGGCGTTGCACGGCGACGGCCGGGTGGCCGAGGTGGAACTGAGTGACGGCGGACGCCTGCCCGCCGATCTGGTGCTGGTCGGGGTCGGCGTGGAACCGCGGACGCGGCTGGCGGAGGAAGCCGGGCTCGCCGTCGCGAACGGTGTCGTCGTCGACGAGCACCTCCGCACGAGCGACCCGAAGATCTCGGCTGTCGGGGACTGCGCGAACTTCCCGTGCGTCCAGGCGGGGACGGCGACGCGACTGGAGTCGGTGCAGAACGCCGTCGACCAGGGACGGGCGGCGGCCGCCGCCATCGCGGGCGAACCCGCGCCCTACGACAGCCTGCCGTGGTTCTGGACCGACCAGCTCGGCGCGAAACTGCAGATCGCCGGGATCCTGACCGGGGCCGAAAAGGTCGTCGTGACCGGGGACCGGGAAGGCGGGAAGTTCTCGGTGCTGTCGTTCCGGGACGGCGTGCTCGCCGGTGTCGAATCGGTGAACCGGCCGCCGGACCACATCGCCGCGCGCCGCCTGTTCGCCGCGGATCCGGCGCCGCGGTTCGAGACGCTGGAGGCCAACGGGTTCGACCTCAAGGCGACTTTCGCGGCTACCCGGGGGTGA
- a CDS encoding SAM-dependent methyltransferase has translation MTTQQDPRDPEAPEGVDLERPNVARVYDWFLGGSANWAIDREFGAQVLKQFPEVKTFARVGRDFLGRGVGYLAHQGITQFLDIGSGVPTVGNVHQIASAINPDSRVVYIDIEPVAVAHSQLLLEREGLLGRHAVLQGDVRDPADIWKRALETGVLDPRQPIGLVLVGLLYFLGPDEPVHEMVQRYLDLLPSGSYFLSSHLTEDGVTRKEGDNRENVQELYKKTSAPFHLRSRAEFASFFDGLEMVEPGIDWMAAWHLDEAASRASDRFADDPTFTGGLGGLGRKP, from the coding sequence ATGACGACGCAGCAGGACCCCAGAGACCCTGAAGCCCCCGAAGGTGTCGATCTCGAACGGCCCAACGTGGCCAGGGTGTACGACTGGTTCCTCGGCGGTTCGGCCAACTGGGCCATCGACCGCGAGTTCGGCGCGCAGGTGCTGAAGCAGTTCCCCGAGGTCAAGACGTTCGCCAGGGTCGGACGCGATTTCCTCGGCCGCGGCGTGGGATACCTGGCGCACCAGGGGATCACCCAGTTCCTCGACATCGGCTCCGGCGTGCCCACCGTCGGCAACGTCCACCAGATCGCGAGCGCGATCAACCCGGACTCCCGCGTCGTCTACATCGACATCGAACCGGTCGCCGTCGCGCATTCCCAGCTGCTCCTGGAACGCGAGGGCCTGCTCGGACGGCACGCTGTCCTGCAGGGCGACGTACGGGATCCCGCCGACATCTGGAAGCGCGCCCTCGAGACAGGGGTGCTGGACCCCCGGCAGCCGATCGGGCTGGTCCTGGTGGGCCTGCTGTACTTCCTCGGCCCGGACGAACCCGTCCACGAAATGGTCCAGCGCTACCTCGACCTGCTGCCGTCGGGTTCGTACTTCCTGTCCTCGCATCTGACCGAAGACGGTGTCACCCGCAAGGAGGGCGACAACCGGGAGAACGTCCAGGAGCTGTACAAGAAGACGAGCGCACCGTTCCACCTGCGCTCCCGCGCGGAGTTCGCGTCGTTCTTCGACGGACTGGAGATGGTGGAGCCGGGTATCGACTGGATGGCCGCCTGGCATCTGGACGAGGCGGCCTCCCGCGCGAGCGACAGGTTCGCCGACGACCCGACCTTCACCGGCGGACTCGGCGGCTTGGGCCGCAAGCCCTGA
- the gndA gene encoding NADP-dependent phosphogluconate dehydrogenase has product MSKKASIGVTGLAVMGRNLARNLARHGHTVALHNRSEKRTKELVEQFGDEGDFIPAYSAQAFVDALERPRQVVIMVKAGAPTDAVIDEFVPLLEKGDVIVDAGNAHFADTRRREAALREKGIHFVGTGVSGGEEGALHGPSIMPGGSKESYQSLGPLFEDISAKVDGEPCCTHVGADGAGHFVKMVHNGIEYADMQLIAESFDLLRGAGGYSPAEIAEVFQTWNSGRLDSYLIEITQQVLAHTDAASGKPFVDIVADQAEQKGTGRWTVQIGLDLGVPISGIAEAVFARSLSGSSNLREASRGLGGPSRTPLTGSALDTFADDVEQALYASKVVAYAQGFNQIQAGGAEYGWDIDLGKVASIWRGGCIIRAKFLNDITAAYAEEPGLPTLLTSGGFRKAVEDAQDSWRSVISTAVRLGIPTPGFSTALAYYDGLRAERLPAALVQGQRDYFGAHTYRRVDREGSFHTAWAADGRPESSA; this is encoded by the coding sequence ATGAGCAAGAAGGCGAGCATCGGGGTCACGGGCCTGGCGGTCATGGGCCGCAACCTGGCCAGGAACCTGGCGAGGCACGGGCACACGGTGGCCCTGCACAACCGCTCCGAGAAGCGGACGAAGGAACTGGTCGAGCAGTTCGGCGACGAAGGCGACTTCATCCCGGCGTATTCGGCGCAGGCGTTCGTCGACGCGCTGGAGCGGCCGCGCCAGGTCGTGATCATGGTCAAGGCCGGTGCGCCGACGGACGCCGTGATCGACGAGTTCGTCCCCCTCCTCGAGAAGGGCGACGTGATCGTCGACGCGGGCAACGCGCACTTCGCGGACACCCGGCGCCGCGAGGCCGCGCTGCGCGAGAAGGGCATCCACTTCGTCGGCACTGGCGTTTCCGGTGGCGAGGAGGGCGCGCTGCACGGGCCGAGCATCATGCCGGGCGGGTCCAAGGAGTCGTACCAGTCGCTCGGGCCGCTGTTCGAGGACATCTCGGCGAAGGTCGACGGCGAACCGTGCTGCACGCACGTGGGCGCGGACGGCGCCGGGCACTTCGTCAAGATGGTGCACAACGGCATCGAGTACGCCGACATGCAGCTGATCGCCGAATCGTTCGATCTGCTGCGCGGCGCGGGCGGTTACTCCCCCGCCGAGATCGCCGAGGTCTTCCAGACCTGGAATTCCGGACGGTTGGACTCGTACCTGATCGAGATCACCCAGCAGGTGCTGGCCCACACCGACGCCGCCTCCGGCAAGCCGTTCGTCGACATCGTGGCGGACCAGGCGGAGCAGAAGGGCACCGGCCGCTGGACCGTCCAAATCGGACTCGACCTGGGCGTGCCGATCAGCGGGATCGCCGAAGCCGTCTTCGCGCGGTCGCTGTCCGGTTCGTCGAACCTGCGTGAGGCCTCCCGCGGTCTCGGTGGCCCTTCGCGTACTCCGCTGACAGGGTCCGCTTTGGACACCTTCGCGGACGACGTCGAGCAGGCGCTGTACGCGTCGAAGGTGGTGGCGTACGCCCAGGGCTTCAACCAGATCCAGGCGGGCGGCGCCGAATACGGCTGGGACATCGACCTCGGCAAGGTCGCGTCCATCTGGCGCGGCGGCTGCATCATCCGGGCGAAGTTCCTGAACGACATCACCGCCGCGTACGCCGAAGAGCCCGGGCTGCCGACGCTCCTGACGTCCGGCGGCTTCCGCAAGGCCGTCGAGGACGCCCAGGACTCCTGGCGTTCGGTGATCTCCACGGCCGTGCGGCTCGGCATCCCGACCCCGGGCTTCTCGACCGCGCTGGCCTACTACGACGGTCTGCGCGCGGAGCGGCTCCCGGCCGCACTGGTGCAGGGCCAGCGGGACTACTTCGGCGCCCACACGTACCGCCGGGTCGACAGGGAAGGTTCGTTCCACACCGCTTGGGCGGCCGACGGCCGTCCCGAGTCCTCCGCCTGA
- a CDS encoding SAM-dependent methyltransferase — MDVDPQFFPEGVDLERPNAARIYDWALGGTANWAVDREFGEQLVKAFPLIRALARANRAFLGRAVRHCAEHGVTQFLDLGSGVPTVGNVHEIAGEIDAESRCVYVDNEPVAVAHARILLEKSGDPARHAVIGADLRDADDVWERAFDTGVLDPAKPVALLTVAVLHFVPNPGLAPAIARYRRLLPAGSFYVLSHVTMSGVEGSELEQIQRVVKQYEQSSTPASFRDKEEILGFFGEFDLVAPGLVPVGAWRLDDPRSPTLNCAIGGVARKPGF, encoded by the coding sequence ATGGACGTGGACCCGCAGTTCTTTCCCGAGGGCGTAGATCTCGAGCGGCCCAATGCCGCGCGGATCTACGACTGGGCGCTCGGCGGAACCGCGAACTGGGCGGTGGACAGGGAATTCGGCGAGCAACTGGTCAAGGCCTTCCCGCTCATCCGTGCCCTCGCCAGGGCCAACAGGGCCTTCCTCGGCCGCGCGGTGCGGCACTGCGCCGAACACGGCGTCACCCAGTTCCTCGACCTGGGCTCCGGCGTGCCGACGGTCGGCAACGTCCATGAGATCGCCGGAGAGATCGACGCCGAAAGCCGGTGCGTGTACGTCGACAACGAGCCGGTCGCCGTCGCGCACGCCAGGATCCTGCTGGAGAAGAGCGGCGACCCCGCCAGGCACGCGGTGATCGGCGCAGACCTGCGCGACGCGGACGACGTCTGGGAGCGCGCCTTCGACACAGGCGTCCTCGACCCGGCGAAACCGGTCGCCCTGCTCACCGTCGCGGTCCTGCATTTCGTGCCGAACCCCGGGCTGGCCCCCGCCATCGCGCGGTACCGACGGCTGCTGCCCGCCGGTTCGTTCTACGTTCTCTCCCACGTCACGATGTCCGGAGTGGAAGGTTCCGAGCTGGAACAGATCCAGCGCGTCGTGAAGCAGTACGAACAGTCGAGCACGCCGGCGTCCTTCCGCGACAAGGAGGAGATCCTCGGCTTCTTCGGGGAATTCGACCTCGTGGCACCGGGTCTGGTCCCGGTCGGCGCATGGCGGCTGGACGACCCCCGCTCGCCTACGCTTAACTGCGCCATCGGCGGGGTCGCCCGCAAACCCGGTTTCTGA
- a CDS encoding MBL fold metallo-hydrolase, with protein sequence MDQSPFAQRISDGVFGYVQPDGSWWINNCGFVAAGDHTLVIDTCSTERRTRALLETATSTGGAPVTTVVNTHHHGDHTNGNYLATGATIIGHRKTREVMVATGINTYENSFTGSDWGHLELRPPEVLFDDRLTVHAGDVRLELIHPGHAAHTTNDVLVWLPERRVLFVGDLIFNGGSPFALMGSPAGWRKALDLVRELEPETIVPGHGPVCGPESIDVVDGYLGFLQKLAARGKAAGLTPLQAAREADLGLYDALSEQERLPANLHRAYAELDGLEWGAPIDLGAAIVDMVTYNGAPIRCFS encoded by the coding sequence GTGGACCAATCCCCCTTCGCCCAGCGGATCTCCGATGGTGTCTTCGGGTACGTGCAGCCCGACGGCTCGTGGTGGATCAACAACTGCGGGTTCGTCGCCGCGGGCGATCACACCTTGGTGATCGACACGTGCTCGACCGAACGCCGCACGCGCGCCCTGCTGGAGACGGCGACGTCGACGGGCGGGGCTCCGGTGACCACTGTGGTCAACACGCATCACCACGGCGACCACACGAACGGCAATTACCTGGCGACCGGCGCGACGATCATCGGGCACCGCAAGACCCGTGAGGTGATGGTCGCCACCGGGATCAACACCTACGAGAACTCGTTCACCGGAAGCGACTGGGGTCATCTGGAGTTGCGGCCGCCGGAGGTCTTGTTCGACGACCGGCTGACCGTGCACGCCGGCGACGTCCGGCTGGAGTTGATCCATCCTGGACACGCCGCGCACACCACCAACGACGTGCTGGTCTGGCTGCCGGAGCGGCGGGTGCTGTTCGTCGGCGACCTGATCTTCAACGGCGGCAGCCCGTTCGCGCTGATGGGCTCGCCCGCGGGCTGGCGGAAGGCCCTGGACCTGGTGCGCGAACTGGAACCGGAGACGATCGTGCCGGGCCACGGCCCGGTGTGCGGGCCCGAGTCGATCGACGTCGTCGACGGTTACCTGGGTTTTCTGCAGAAACTCGCCGCACGGGGGAAGGCCGCGGGCCTGACGCCGCTCCAGGCCGCCCGGGAAGCCGATCTCGGGCTCTACGACGCACTGTCCGAACAGGAACGGCTGCCCGCGAACCTGCACCGGGCGTACGCCGAACTGGACGGCCTCGAGTGGGGCGCGCCGATCGACCTCGGGGCGGCCATCGTGGACATGGTCACCTACAACGGCGCCCCGATCCGCTGCTTCTCCTGA
- a CDS encoding serine/threonine protein kinase, with amino-acid sequence MDDDDVSVADLLIREGWDDHEESRAKSRWRVIAVVIAVVVACGAAGVLVGFDPDPEQNAQPNNISVIEMPKRPSENRGADATSAVPTTETVGTGASGDGETSSQPSKTTSSRRTSSSATSTSDSPDDPPPTQTSSRGPADPPRTTGSTGAPQPPNPNPPTAPSTTPTEECNLWPKWLWC; translated from the coding sequence GTGGATGACGACGACGTTTCGGTCGCCGACCTGCTCATTCGCGAGGGCTGGGACGACCACGAGGAGTCACGGGCAAAGTCACGCTGGAGAGTTATCGCGGTGGTGATCGCCGTGGTCGTCGCATGCGGCGCGGCCGGTGTTCTCGTCGGGTTCGACCCGGATCCGGAACAGAACGCGCAGCCGAACAACATCAGCGTCATCGAGATGCCGAAGCGACCCTCGGAAAACCGAGGGGCCGACGCGACGTCCGCGGTCCCGACCACCGAGACGGTCGGAACCGGCGCGAGCGGCGACGGAGAGACCTCGTCGCAGCCCAGCAAGACGACGTCCAGCAGGCGCACGTCGAGTTCGGCCACGTCGACGTCCGATTCCCCGGACGATCCGCCGCCGACGCAGACCTCCTCGCGCGGTCCGGCGGACCCGCCGCGCACGACCGGCTCCACCGGCGCTCCGCAGCCGCCCAACCCGAATCCGCCGACGGCGCCGTCCACGACGCCCACCGAAGAGTGCAACCTGTGGCCGAAATGGCTCTGGTGCTAG